A genomic window from Macaca mulatta isolate MMU2019108-1 chromosome 19, T2T-MMU8v2.0, whole genome shotgun sequence includes:
- the RABAC1 gene encoding prenylated Rab acceptor protein 1, whose product MAAQKDQQKDVEAEGLSATTLLPKLIPSGAGREWLERRRATIRPWGTFVDQQRFSRPRNLGELCQRLVRNVEYYQSNYVFVFLGLILYCVVTSPMLLVALAVFFGACYILYLRTLQSKLVLFGREVSPAHQYALAGGISFPFFWLAGAGSAVFWVLGATLVVIGSHAAFHQIEAVDGEELQMEPV is encoded by the exons ATGGCAGCCCAGAAGGACCAGCAGAAAGATGTCGAGGCGGAAGGGCTGAGCGCCAC GACCCTGCTGCCGAAGCTGATTCCCTCCGGTGCAGGCCGGGAGTGGCTGGAGCGGCGCCGCGCGACTATCCGGCCGTGGGGCACCTTCGTGGACCAGCAGCGTTTCTCACGGCCCCGCAACCTGGGCGAGCTGTGCCAGCGCCTCGTACGCAACGTGGAGTACTACCAGAGCAACTATGTGTTCGTGTTCCTGGGCCTCATCCTGTACTGCGT GGTGACGTCCCCTATGTTGCTGGTGGCTCTGGCTGTCTTTTTCGGCGCCTGTTACATTCTCTATCTGCGCACCTTGCAGTCCAAGCTTGTGCTTTTTG GCCGAGAGGTGAGCCCAGCGCATCAGTACGCTCTGGCTGGAGGcatctccttccccttcttctgGCTGGCTGGTGCGGGCTCGGCCGTCTTCTGGGTGCTGG GAGCCACCCTGGTGGTCATCGGCTCCCATGCTGCCTTCCACCAGATTGAGGCTGTGGACGGGGAGGAGCTGCAGATGGAACCCGTGTGA
- the ATP1A3 gene encoding sodium/potassium-transporting ATPase subunit alpha-3 isoform X17, with product MGACSEPARATGRLIFDNLKKSIAYTLTSNIPEITPFLLFIMANIPLPLGTITILCIDLGTDMVPAISLAYEAAESDIMKRQPRNPRTDKLVNERLISMAYGQIGMIQALGGFFSYFVILAENGFLPGNLVGIRLNWDDRTVNDLEDSYGQQWTYEQRKVVEFTCHTAFFVSIVVVQWADLIICKTRRNSVFQQGMKNKILIFGLFEETALAAFLSYCPGMDVALRMYPLKPSWWFCAFPYSFLIFVYDEIRKLILRRNPGGWVEKETYY from the exons ATGGGTGCCTGCTCTGAGCCCGCCCGTGCCACAGGCCGCCTGATCTTCGACAACCTGAAGAAGTCCATCGCCTACACCCTGACCAGCAACATCCCAGAGATCACGCCCTTCCTGCTGTTCATCATGGCCAACATCCCGCTGCCCCTGGGCACCATCACCATCCTCTGCATCGACCTGGGCACCGACATG GTCCCTGCCATCTCACTGGCATACGAGGCTGCTGAAAGTGACATCATGAAGAGACAGCCCAGGAACCCACGGACGGACAAGTTGGTCAATGAGAGACTCATCAGCATGGCCTATGGGCAGATCG gAATGATCCAGGCTCTCGGCGGTTTCTTCTCTTACTTTGTGATCCTGGCAGAAAATGGCTTCTTGCCTGGCAACCTAGTGGGCATCCGGCTAAACTGGGATGACCGCACTGTCAACGACCTGGAGGACAGTTACGGGCAGCAGTGG ACATACGAGCAGAGGAAGGTGGTGGAGTTCACCTGCCACACAGCCTTCTTTGTGAGCATCGTAGTCGTCCAGTGGGCAGATCTGATCATCTGCAAGACCCGGAGGAACTCGGTCTTCCAGCAGGGCATGAA GAACAAGATCCTGATCTTCGGACTGTTTGAGGAGACGGCCCTGGCTGCCTTCCTGTCCTACTGCCCTGGCATGGATGTGGCCCTGCGCATGTACCCTCTCAA GCCCAGCTGGTGGTTCTGTGCCTTCCCctacagtttcctcatcttcgtCTACGACGAAATCCGCAAACTCATCCTGCGCAGGAACCCAGGGG GTTGGGTGGAGAAGGAAACCTACTACTGA
- the ATP1A3 gene encoding sodium/potassium-transporting ATPase subunit alpha-3 isoform X16 produces MGIAGSDVSKQAADMILLDDNFASIVTGVEEGRLIFDNLKKSIAYTLTSNIPEITPFLLFIMANIPLPLGTITILCIDLGTDMVPAISLAYEAAESDIMKRQPRNPRTDKLVNERLISMAYGQIGMIQALGGFFSYFVILAENGFLPGNLVGIRLNWDDRTVNDLEDSYGQQWTYEQRKVVEFTCHTAFFVSIVVVQWADLIICKTRRNSVFQQGMKNKILIFGLFEETALAAFLSYCPGMDVALRMYPLKPSWWFCAFPYSFLIFVYDEIRKLILRRNPGGWVEKETYY; encoded by the exons ATGGGCATCGCTGGCTCTGATGTCTCCAAGCAGGCAGCCGACATGATCCTGTTGGACGACAACTTTGCCTCCATCGTCACGGGGGTAGAGGAGG GCCGCCTGATCTTCGACAACCTGAAGAAGTCCATCGCCTACACCCTGACCAGCAACATCCCAGAGATCACGCCCTTCCTGCTGTTCATCATGGCCAACATCCCGCTGCCCCTGGGCACCATCACCATCCTCTGCATCGACCTGGGCACCGACATG GTCCCTGCCATCTCACTGGCATACGAGGCTGCTGAAAGTGACATCATGAAGAGACAGCCCAGGAACCCACGGACGGACAAGTTGGTCAATGAGAGACTCATCAGCATGGCCTATGGGCAGATCG gAATGATCCAGGCTCTCGGCGGTTTCTTCTCTTACTTTGTGATCCTGGCAGAAAATGGCTTCTTGCCTGGCAACCTAGTGGGCATCCGGCTAAACTGGGATGACCGCACTGTCAACGACCTGGAGGACAGTTACGGGCAGCAGTGG ACATACGAGCAGAGGAAGGTGGTGGAGTTCACCTGCCACACAGCCTTCTTTGTGAGCATCGTAGTCGTCCAGTGGGCAGATCTGATCATCTGCAAGACCCGGAGGAACTCGGTCTTCCAGCAGGGCATGAA GAACAAGATCCTGATCTTCGGACTGTTTGAGGAGACGGCCCTGGCTGCCTTCCTGTCCTACTGCCCTGGCATGGATGTGGCCCTGCGCATGTACCCTCTCAA GCCCAGCTGGTGGTTCTGTGCCTTCCCctacagtttcctcatcttcgtCTACGACGAAATCCGCAAACTCATCCTGCGCAGGAACCCAGGGG GTTGGGTGGAGAAGGAAACCTACTACTGA
- the ATP1A3 gene encoding sodium/potassium-transporting ATPase subunit alpha-3 isoform X18 codes for MIQALGGFFSYFVILAENGFLPGNLVGIRLNWDDRTVNDLEDSYGQQWTYEQRKVVEFTCHTAFFVSIVVVQWADLIICKTRRNSVFQQGMKNKILIFGLFEETALAAFLSYCPGMDVALRMYPLKPSWWFCAFPYSFLIFVYDEIRKLILRRNPGGWVEKETYY; via the exons ATGATCCAGGCTCTCGGCGGTTTCTTCTCTTACTTTGTGATCCTGGCAGAAAATGGCTTCTTGCCTGGCAACCTAGTGGGCATCCGGCTAAACTGGGATGACCGCACTGTCAACGACCTGGAGGACAGTTACGGGCAGCAGTGG ACATACGAGCAGAGGAAGGTGGTGGAGTTCACCTGCCACACAGCCTTCTTTGTGAGCATCGTAGTCGTCCAGTGGGCAGATCTGATCATCTGCAAGACCCGGAGGAACTCGGTCTTCCAGCAGGGCATGAA GAACAAGATCCTGATCTTCGGACTGTTTGAGGAGACGGCCCTGGCTGCCTTCCTGTCCTACTGCCCTGGCATGGATGTGGCCCTGCGCATGTACCCTCTCAA GCCCAGCTGGTGGTTCTGTGCCTTCCCctacagtttcctcatcttcgtCTACGACGAAATCCGCAAACTCATCCTGCGCAGGAACCCAGGGG GTTGGGTGGAGAAGGAAACCTACTACTGA